Proteins from one bacterium genomic window:
- a CDS encoding HNH endonuclease, translating to MQVLVLSSNYQPLYTCGIEKAITLLYLGKAVSVQDSEQVLRSPSTTVKVPTAIRLLVKAVVQRYYETLRPTRQAIFKRDKHACQYCGSRGDLTIDHVHPKSRGGDDSWENLVAACQRCNNRKGDRRPEEANMPLSTVPRAPRTIEIASELWSKLMGW from the coding sequence ATGCAGGTGCTCGTGTTGAGCAGCAACTATCAACCACTCTATACCTGCGGGATCGAGAAGGCCATCACCCTGCTCTATCTCGGCAAGGCGGTGTCGGTCCAGGATTCGGAGCAGGTGCTTCGCTCGCCCTCGACCACCGTCAAGGTGCCCACCGCCATCCGACTCCTGGTCAAAGCGGTCGTCCAGCGCTACTACGAGACCCTGCGCCCCACTCGCCAGGCCATCTTCAAGCGCGACAAGCACGCCTGCCAGTACTGCGGCAGCCGCGGCGACCTGACCATCGACCACGTCCACCCCAAGTCCCGCGGCGGCGACGATTCGTGGGAGAACCTGGTGGCGGCCTGCCAGCGGTGCAACAACCGCAAGGGCGATCGCCGTCCCGAAGAGGCCAACATGCCCCTCTCGACGGTTCCCCGGGCCCCGCGCACCATCGAGATCGCCTCGGAGCTCTGGTCCAAGCTGATGGGCTGGTAA
- the hemB gene encoding porphobilinogen synthase produces MRRMVREHHVHASDLIWPLFAVPGTGIRHEVVSMPGVFQCSVDEVVKDAKRAHAAGLGGIILFGLPPEKDEIATGAYDPNGIVQEAVRAVKAAVPELMVITDVCLCEYTSHGHCGVIHGEELLNDPTLSLLAKTAVSHAEAGADMVAPSDMMDGRVGAMRDALDAAGFANVPIMAYSVKYASAYYGPFRDAADSTPQFGDRRSYQMDPANAREALKEAALDVAEGADIVMVKPALAYMDVILRVKQATDRPVACYNVSGEYAMVKAAARQGWIDERKVVMETMVGFKRAGADLILTYHAMDVAGWLAE; encoded by the coding sequence ATGCGCCGCATGGTCCGCGAGCACCACGTCCACGCGAGCGACCTGATCTGGCCGCTCTTCGCGGTGCCCGGCACGGGCATCCGGCATGAAGTCGTCTCCATGCCGGGGGTCTTCCAGTGCTCGGTGGACGAGGTGGTCAAGGACGCCAAGCGCGCCCACGCGGCGGGCCTGGGCGGGATCATCCTCTTCGGGCTGCCCCCCGAGAAGGACGAAATCGCCACCGGCGCCTACGACCCGAACGGCATCGTCCAGGAGGCCGTGCGCGCCGTGAAGGCGGCGGTGCCCGAGCTGATGGTCATCACCGACGTGTGCCTGTGCGAGTACACCTCGCACGGCCACTGCGGGGTGATCCACGGCGAGGAGCTGCTCAACGACCCGACCCTCTCGCTCCTGGCCAAGACCGCCGTGAGCCACGCCGAGGCGGGCGCCGACATGGTCGCTCCCTCGGACATGATGGACGGGCGGGTGGGCGCCATGCGCGACGCGCTCGACGCGGCGGGCTTTGCGAACGTACCCATCATGGCCTACTCGGTCAAGTACGCCTCGGCCTACTACGGCCCTTTCCGGGACGCGGCCGATTCGACGCCCCAGTTCGGCGATCGCCGCAGCTACCAGATGGACCCCGCCAACGCCCGTGAGGCCCTCAAGGAGGCCGCCCTCGACGTGGCCGAGGGCGCGGACATCGTGATGGTCAAGCCGGCCCTCGCCTACATGGACGTCATCCTGCGGGTCAAGCAGGCGACCGATCGCCCCGTGGCCTGCTACAACGTCTCGGGCGAGTACGCGATGGTCAAGGCCGCCGCGCGCCAGGGCTGGATCGACGAGCGCAAGGTCGTCATGGAGACCATGGTCGGCTTCAAGCGCGCCGGAGCGGACCTGATCCTCACCTACCACGCCATGGACGTGGCGGGCTGGCTCGCCGAGTAG
- the glmS gene encoding glutamine--fructose-6-phosphate transaminase (isomerizing): MCGIVGYIGFQEASEVLIEGLRRLEYRGYDSAGVAVVHEGKLALRREVGKLRNLEAQLREQPAPGPLGIGHTRWATHGRPTTYNAHPHTDGSGKLVVVHNGIIENYMELKNELVEAGHTFASDTDTEVMAHLISSYYEGDLVVAVQKAYTRLVGTFATAILHQDEPGKIVALKHGAPLLAGVGQGENFLASDAAAILSHTRDIIYLEDGELAVVTREAITVYDANLRPKTKDVTRIDWNLVAAEKAGYEHFMLKEIHDQPTTLTNTLGGRFDDREGKLYLDEIGLTADEIRAFERVMVIACGTALYSGNVGKYLIEEFARLPVECDFASEFRYRNPVIDEKTLVIVVSQSGETADTLAALREAKRRGAKTLGVINVKGSSIAREVDGTLYIHAGPEIGVASTKAYTAMVAAFTLLALHLGQVRGKLTNVQVGEVLKELKTIPGLITAMLERTDAIQDVAQAFAACRDFLFLGRGFNFPTAMEGALKLKEISYIHAEAYAAGEMKHGPIALIDENMPTVAIATAGATYDKVVSNLQEVKARNGVVIAIATEGDIGITEHVDRVIYVPAVREHLSPLVNVVPLQLLAYHIARLRGCDVDQPRNLAKSVTVE, translated from the coding sequence ATGTGCGGCATCGTTGGCTATATTGGCTTCCAGGAAGCGTCTGAGGTCCTGATCGAGGGCCTGCGTCGTCTTGAGTACCGCGGGTACGACTCGGCGGGCGTCGCGGTGGTCCACGAGGGCAAGCTCGCCCTGCGCCGCGAAGTCGGCAAGCTGCGCAACCTTGAGGCCCAGCTGCGCGAGCAGCCCGCCCCCGGCCCTCTGGGCATCGGCCACACCCGCTGGGCCACCCACGGCCGCCCCACCACCTACAACGCCCACCCGCACACCGATGGCTCGGGCAAGCTCGTGGTCGTCCACAACGGCATCATCGAGAACTACATGGAGCTCAAGAACGAGCTCGTCGAGGCCGGCCACACCTTCGCCTCCGACACCGACACCGAAGTCATGGCCCACCTGATCTCCTCCTACTACGAAGGCGACCTGGTGGTGGCGGTCCAGAAGGCCTACACCCGCCTGGTCGGCACCTTCGCCACGGCGATCCTCCACCAGGACGAGCCGGGCAAGATCGTCGCCCTCAAGCACGGCGCGCCGCTTTTGGCGGGCGTCGGCCAGGGCGAGAACTTCCTCGCCTCGGACGCGGCGGCCATCCTCAGCCACACCCGCGACATCATCTACCTCGAGGACGGCGAGCTGGCCGTGGTGACCCGCGAGGCGATCACGGTCTACGACGCCAACCTGCGTCCCAAGACCAAGGACGTCACCCGCATCGACTGGAACCTGGTCGCCGCCGAGAAGGCCGGCTACGAGCACTTCATGCTCAAGGAGATCCACGACCAGCCCACCACCCTCACCAACACCCTGGGCGGCCGCTTCGACGACCGCGAGGGCAAGCTCTACCTCGACGAGATCGGCCTCACCGCCGACGAGATCCGCGCTTTCGAGCGCGTGATGGTCATCGCCTGCGGCACCGCCCTCTACTCGGGCAACGTGGGCAAGTACCTGATCGAAGAGTTCGCCCGCCTGCCGGTCGAGTGCGACTTCGCCTCCGAGTTCCGCTACCGCAACCCGGTGATCGATGAGAAGACCCTCGTCATCGTCGTGAGCCAGTCGGGCGAGACCGCCGACACCCTCGCCGCCCTGCGCGAGGCCAAGCGTCGCGGCGCCAAGACCCTCGGCGTCATCAACGTCAAGGGCTCTTCGATCGCCCGTGAGGTGGACGGCACCCTCTACATCCACGCCGGCCCCGAAATCGGGGTGGCCTCGACCAAGGCCTACACCGCCATGGTCGCCGCCTTCACCCTGCTCGCCCTGCACCTGGGCCAGGTGCGCGGCAAGCTGACCAACGTCCAGGTCGGCGAGGTCCTCAAGGAGCTCAAGACCATCCCCGGCCTCATCACCGCCATGCTCGAGCGTACCGACGCCATCCAGGACGTGGCCCAGGCCTTCGCCGCCTGCCGCGACTTCCTGTTCCTCGGCCGTGGTTTCAACTTCCCGACGGCCATGGAAGGCGCGCTCAAGCTCAAGGAGATCAGCTACATCCACGCCGAGGCCTACGCCGCCGGCGAGATGAAGCACGGCCCCATCGCCCTGATCGACGAGAACATGCCGACCGTGGCGATCGCGACCGCCGGCGCCACCTACGACAAGGTCGTCAGCAACCTCCAGGAGGTCAAGGCCCGCAACGGCGTGGTGATCGCCATCGCCACCGAGGGCGACATCGGGATCACCGAGCACGTGGACCGCGTGATCTACGTCCCGGCCGTCCGCGAGCACCTCTCGCCCCTGGTCAACGTGGTGCCCCTGCAGCTCTTGGCCTACCACATCGCCCGTCTGCGCGGCTGCGACGTGGACCAGCCCCGCAACCTCGCCAAGTCCGTGACCGTCGAATAG
- a CDS encoding UbiA family prenyltransferase produces MQLRSFPVLDRPAALPAEIMFTRSNGFPPSWFNLIRLVQPYRGLTSMVALTCGAAMAGGDLLSPHRLPTLALALLLVGPLLTGAGHAINAYFDRHLLGLVDRHPEAPQRLTSDAIVATIGLFCLLSLLFAHQLGAFAFNVTCATLAIHFALNAPPLSLRRQSWWNGLFFGIVSVAGPWLLGGALMGGVTQSAIELAAIFSFGAVGLHLLDTLHRGEGERRAGLQTLAAVFGPEVGAGIAALIINTSLLGAAIACAGAQVMHAALGIALTLLAQFTLQFVGFRQPAGKRGAFAVLSFALYMAAMALAASALGHQVLEL; encoded by the coding sequence ATGCAGCTGAGGTCCTTCCCGGTGCTCGATCGTCCTGCGGCCTTGCCCGCCGAGATCATGTTCACGCGCTCGAACGGCTTTCCTCCCTCTTGGTTCAATTTGATCCGCTTGGTGCAGCCCTACCGGGGCCTGACCTCGATGGTCGCCCTGACTTGCGGAGCGGCCATGGCGGGCGGAGACCTCCTCTCGCCTCATCGACTGCCGACCCTCGCGCTGGCCCTCCTCTTGGTGGGCCCCCTGCTCACCGGTGCGGGCCATGCGATCAACGCCTATTTCGATCGTCACCTCCTGGGGCTCGTCGATCGCCATCCGGAAGCCCCTCAGCGCTTAACCTCGGATGCCATCGTGGCCACCATCGGCCTGTTTTGCCTCCTCTCGCTGCTGTTCGCACACCAACTGGGCGCTTTCGCCTTCAACGTCACCTGCGCGACCCTTGCGATCCACTTCGCGCTCAACGCCCCGCCCCTGAGCCTGCGGCGCCAGAGCTGGTGGAACGGCCTGTTTTTCGGCATCGTCTCGGTCGCAGGTCCCTGGCTGCTCGGCGGGGCTCTGATGGGAGGCGTCACCCAGAGCGCCATCGAGCTTGCGGCCATCTTCTCGTTCGGAGCCGTCGGCCTGCACCTCTTGGACACCCTCCATCGGGGCGAGGGGGAGCGCCGCGCGGGCCTTCAGACCCTGGCGGCCGTGTTCGGGCCCGAGGTGGGGGCCGGGATCGCCGCCCTCATCATCAACACCAGCCTGCTCGGGGCTGCGATCGCCTGTGCCGGCGCCCAGGTCATGCACGCCGCGCTCGGGATCGCCCTGACCCTGCTCGCGCAGTTCACCCTCCAGTTCGTCGGCTTCCGTCAGCCGGCGGGTAAGCGCGGCGCCTTCGCGGTCCTGAGCTTCGCGCTCTACATGGCCGCCATGGCCCTGGCCGCTTCGGCGCTGGGGCACCAGGTTCTCGAACTCTAG
- a CDS encoding lytic transglycosylase domain-containing protein — protein sequence MNATLEDTSLHFSRVVLPRTTLAAWVALLCAGTGWVIWSGPSALSDARPSKAAAIASRPAAAPASAARPAPTSRAPRQSLPVLPTADGPSYPYYKQIQAVAKKHRVAPELIAGIVRIESNFDRYCVSPVGAVGLMQLMPSTARGVARSMGLSHYDLYDPETNLELGTRYMTMLLRQFDGHIPTALSFYNAGRHGIVSRGVYRNRRYIRIVMDNYWDYVRNQPEPVAGRKL from the coding sequence TTGAACGCTACGCTGGAGGATACGTCGCTCCACTTCTCGCGGGTTGTCCTTCCCCGCACCACCCTCGCCGCCTGGGTCGCCCTGCTCTGCGCAGGGACCGGCTGGGTCATCTGGTCGGGCCCGTCGGCCCTCTCGGATGCCAGGCCTTCGAAAGCCGCGGCGATCGCTTCTCGCCCCGCGGCAGCGCCGGCAAGTGCCGCGCGTCCTGCACCCACCTCGCGGGCCCCGCGCCAGAGCCTGCCGGTCCTGCCGACCGCGGATGGCCCGAGCTATCCCTATTACAAGCAGATTCAGGCGGTGGCCAAGAAGCACCGCGTCGCACCCGAGCTCATCGCGGGCATCGTGCGCATCGAGAGCAACTTCGATCGCTACTGCGTCAGTCCGGTCGGAGCCGTGGGACTCATGCAGCTGATGCCCAGCACCGCCCGCGGAGTCGCGCGGTCCATGGGCCTGAGCCACTACGACCTCTACGATCCCGAAACCAACCTGGAGCTTGGCACGCGCTACATGACCATGCTGCTGCGCCAGTTCGACGGCCACATCCCGACGGCCCTGAGTTTCTACAACGCGGGCAGGCACGGGATCGTCAGCCGCGGTGTCTATCGCAATCGCCGTTACATCCGGATCGTGATGGACAACTACTGGGACTACGTCCGGAACCAGCCCGAGCCCGTGGCGGGACGTAAGCTCTAG
- a CDS encoding BON domain-containing protein, which produces MIKHGFCPTCGSFTAAASYIDGVDNRAERLDFQTDEEIAQQVRDAIAGQGAIAIKQLGVTVLNGVVTLTGQVADKDAKKLLADLAYDVPSVIDVHNELAIAKTPTR; this is translated from the coding sequence ATGATCAAGCACGGCTTCTGCCCGACATGCGGCAGCTTCACGGCGGCCGCGAGCTACATCGACGGGGTGGACAACCGCGCCGAGCGGCTCGACTTTCAGACCGACGAAGAGATCGCCCAGCAGGTGCGCGACGCCATCGCTGGCCAAGGCGCGATCGCCATAAAGCAGCTCGGCGTGACCGTGCTCAACGGGGTGGTCACGCTCACCGGCCAGGTCGCCGACAAGGATGCCAAGAAGCTCTTGGCCGATCTCGCCTACGACGTGCCGAGCGTCATCGACGTGCACAACGAGCTGGCGATCGCAAAGACCCCGACGCGCTGA
- a CDS encoding DUF896 domain-containing protein: MITDEEIHRINHLARKAKAEGLTEEEKAEQHDLRMRYVAAVKRSLKGHLDHIRPQDPESTQTPPA; encoded by the coding sequence ATGATCACCGACGAGGAAATCCACCGTATCAATCATCTGGCCCGCAAGGCCAAGGCCGAAGGCCTCACCGAAGAGGAGAAGGCCGAGCAGCACGATCTGCGCATGCGCTACGTGGCTGCGGTCAAGCGAAGCCTGAAGGGCCATCTGGATCACATCCGGCCCCAGGATCCGGAAAGCACGCAGACGCCGCCTGCCTAG